The Persephonella hydrogeniphila genome has a window encoding:
- a CDS encoding MGH1-like glycoside hydrolase domain-containing protein, which yields MPLKQYIQKAKRVLDKNWNGRYTVPSVNLYPHQWNWDSGFIAIGYSRYNTDRAIQELKSLFDAQWKNGMLPHIVFDKNNLGKYFPEPDFWKTEISKYSPENHLTSGITQPPIHAFAALKIYENSSDKGKVKDFLRWLFPRLMKLHRYFYLERNPDDNGLIYIRHPWESGMDNSPMWDPVLEKIDLSQVKVPDFIRKDDKIINPEQRPKDEDYKRYIYLVDLFRKNRYEERKIFHECPFIVIDPLFNSVLSASNEALIKIADILGEDYKQAEEWYLSTARSMRDTLYDGNKGIFYAYDYIEKKQIKVETSAGFMPLFGGVASHSQALKLLEYMNSASFCEIHEENCFAIPNYDKTKKDFSTKNYWRGPVWININWMLFQGLKRYRFKQKAEHLEKTILELPVRFGFYEYFDSRYGTGYGTEDFSWTAALFIDLYYDYIKSNNLRKNIGIYINTVADEIVVNPDKNGISIKSPPEIFKEFNYLTKEILEKYVKNGSVDYRRIKLSPEYKLFQNIAGKLQKFDLSSLKESERKSFWVNIYNMMVIDFILKMKIKRTVKEVEGFFTKIKYNINGKNYSLTDIENILKEFENREELIISLVRGTQSSPPLRYIQPENPDLEIKKAVKDFVGSSEVLIYPEENAVMVSEMFNWYTDIFPQEKINSFLLNYVQDERKRRFLTESKNLEYIYLFYDWYLNN from the coding sequence ATGCCCTTAAAGCAGTATATACAGAAAGCAAAAAGAGTGCTTGATAAAAACTGGAATGGTAGATATACAGTTCCGTCTGTTAATCTCTATCCTCACCAGTGGAACTGGGATTCTGGATTTATAGCTATAGGTTATTCCCGTTATAATACAGATAGAGCTATCCAGGAGTTAAAATCTCTCTTTGATGCCCAGTGGAAGAACGGGATGCTTCCACATATAGTTTTTGATAAAAATAACCTTGGGAAATACTTTCCTGAACCGGATTTCTGGAAAACAGAGATTTCCAAATACTCTCCAGAAAACCACCTTACATCAGGAATAACCCAACCTCCAATACATGCATTTGCAGCATTAAAAATTTACGAAAACTCATCTGATAAGGGAAAAGTAAAAGATTTTTTAAGATGGCTATTTCCGAGACTTATGAAACTGCACAGATACTTTTACCTTGAAAGGAATCCAGACGATAATGGGCTTATTTACATAAGACATCCTTGGGAATCTGGTATGGATAATTCACCTATGTGGGATCCTGTTCTTGAGAAAATAGATCTCTCACAGGTAAAAGTTCCAGACTTTATCAGAAAAGACGATAAAATAATAAATCCTGAACAAAGACCTAAAGACGAAGATTACAAAAGGTATATATATCTTGTAGATCTTTTTAGAAAAAACAGATATGAAGAAAGAAAAATATTCCATGAGTGTCCTTTTATAGTTATAGATCCCCTTTTTAACTCTGTACTTTCTGCGTCAAATGAAGCTCTCATTAAAATAGCAGACATATTAGGAGAAGATTACAAACAGGCTGAAGAGTGGTATTTATCTACAGCAAGATCAATGAGAGATACCCTTTATGATGGGAATAAAGGTATATTTTATGCTTATGACTATATAGAAAAAAAGCAGATAAAGGTTGAAACGTCTGCCGGATTTATGCCTCTTTTCGGTGGAGTTGCATCCCACTCTCAGGCATTAAAACTCCTTGAGTACATGAACTCTGCAAGCTTCTGTGAAATTCACGAAGAGAACTGTTTTGCTATACCTAATTATGACAAAACAAAAAAAGATTTCAGTACGAAAAATTACTGGAGGGGGCCCGTCTGGATAAATATAAACTGGATGCTGTTTCAGGGGTTGAAGAGGTACAGGTTTAAACAAAAAGCAGAACATCTTGAAAAAACAATACTTGAACTTCCTGTTAGATTCGGATTTTATGAATATTTTGATTCAAGATATGGAACAGGGTACGGAACTGAGGATTTTTCTTGGACAGCTGCTCTTTTTATAGATCTATACTACGATTACATAAAATCAAATAACCTGAGAAAAAATATAGGTATATATATAAATACGGTAGCAGATGAGATTGTTGTTAATCCTGACAAGAATGGTATATCAATAAAATCTCCACCGGAAATATTTAAGGAATTTAACTACTTAACAAAAGAGATACTTGAGAAATATGTGAAAAACGGTTCTGTAGATTATAGAAGGATAAAACTGTCTCCAGAATACAAACTGTTTCAGAATATAGCAGGTAAGCTCCAAAAGTTTGATCTGTCATCTTTGAAAGAATCAGAGAGAAAATCTTTCTGGGTGAACATTTACAATATGATGGTTATTGATTTTATACTGAAAATGAAAATCAAAAGAACTGTAAAGGAAGTTGAAGGTTTCTTTACAAAAATAAAGTACAATATAAACGGTAAGAATTACTCATTAACAGATATAGAGAACATTCTTAAAGAGTTTGAAAACAGAGAAGAGCTTATAATTTCTCTGGTTAGAGGAACCCAGTCGTCTCCCCCTTTAAGGTATATCCAGCCGGAAAATCCTGATTTAGAGATAAAAAAAGCTGTAAAGGATTTTGTAGGAAGCTCTGAAGTCCTTATATACCCCGAAGAGAATGCTGTTATGGTATCTGAGATGTTCAACTGGTATACAGATATCTTTCCACAAGAAAAGATAAACAGTTTTTTATTGAACTATGTACAGGATGAGAGAAAAAGAAGATTTCTCACAGAGAGCAAAAATTTGGAATATATATACCTGTTTTATGACTGGTATCTCAATAACTGA
- a CDS encoding cytochrome c3 family protein, with the protein MVGSKHDLSSSTTTQICVFCHTPHGASDIAQPLWNRNISDLTAFQMYGSPTIDSTIDPLPNAPSLACLSCHDGVSAEGDASAVNPADTHNLRNGPGPGSVPDTTSQPNCNACHNTGSGIYPRKLWRIGANLMDDHPVSISYPTPDQDPDFNIPPDPQKGWPDIKLFNGKVECPTCHDPHNGQPLFLRKPNEYSQLCFTCHKK; encoded by the coding sequence GTGGTAGGTTCTAAACATGATTTAAGCTCATCTACCACTACTCAGATATGTGTATTTTGCCATACACCTCATGGTGCCAGTGATATTGCACAGCCCCTCTGGAACAGGAATATATCAGACCTGACAGCATTTCAGATGTATGGGAGTCCTACTATAGACTCAACTATTGATCCATTACCAAACGCTCCTTCTCTGGCATGTTTATCATGCCATGATGGTGTTTCTGCAGAAGGTGATGCAAGTGCTGTGAATCCTGCAGACACTCATAATCTGAGAAATGGTCCAGGTCCTGGAAGCGTCCCCGATACAACATCGCAGCCAAACTGTAATGCATGTCATAACACAGGCTCTGGAATATATCCGAGAAAACTCTGGAGAATAGGGGCAAATCTGATGGATGACCACCCTGTTTCCATATCATATCCTACCCCTGACCAGGACCCTGATTTTAATATTCCCCCTGATCCACAAAAAGGATGGCCTGACATAAAACTGTTTAACGGTAAAGTGGAATGTCCAACATGCCATGACCCCCATAACGGACAGCCTTTATTCCTTAGAAAACCCAATGAGTACAGTCAGTTATGTTTTACATGTCATAAAAAATAA